The following proteins come from a genomic window of Vallitaleaceae bacterium 9-2:
- a CDS encoding YbaB/EbfC family nucleoid-associated protein: MAKRGGFPGGGMPGNMNNLMKQAQKMQQKMATMQEELDSQEFEAVVGGGVVKAIVTGKKELKTVTIDPEAVDPDDVEMLEDLIVAAVNQAIKTADETVNKEMSKLTGGLGLPNGMM, from the coding sequence ATGGCAAAAAGAGGCGGTTTCCCAGGTGGCGGTATGCCAGGAAATATGAATAATTTGATGAAGCAAGCACAAAAGATGCAACAAAAAATGGCAACAATGCAAGAAGAGTTGGATAGCCAGGAATTTGAAGCAGTTGTTGGTGGTGGCGTTGTTAAAGCCATTGTCACAGGTAAAAAAGAACTCAAGACCGTTACAATTGATCCGGAAGCAGTGGATCCAGATGATGTTGAAATGTTAGAGGACCTTATTGTAGCAGCGGTTAATCAAGCAATTAAAACAGCAGATGAAACTGTGAATAAGGAAATGTCCAAATTAACAGGAGGCTTAGGTCTGCCTAATGGTATGATGTAA
- the recR gene encoding recombination mediator RecR: protein MDYYGTHIRKLIEEFSKLPGIGAKTAQRLAFYMVNQPEEAAERFSKAIVEAKKNTRYCEKCCTITDDALCPICRSEKRDGSTIMVVEESKDLVAYERTKQYTGLYHVLHGAISPMLGIGPNDIRIKELVTRIGAQEIQEVILATNSTVEGEATAVYISKILKPLEVKVSRIANGVPVGGDLEYVDEITLLRALEGRKTL from the coding sequence ATGGATTATTATGGAACACATATACGAAAGTTGATTGAGGAGTTCTCAAAGCTTCCAGGTATTGGAGCAAAGACGGCGCAGCGTCTGGCTTTTTATATGGTTAACCAGCCAGAAGAAGCGGCAGAGCGTTTTTCAAAGGCGATTGTTGAAGCTAAAAAAAATACCCGTTATTGTGAAAAATGTTGTACCATTACGGACGATGCATTGTGCCCGATATGCCGAAGTGAAAAACGCGATGGCTCGACAATCATGGTGGTTGAAGAGTCAAAAGACTTGGTAGCCTATGAACGTACAAAGCAATATACGGGATTATATCATGTGCTTCACGGAGCAATATCTCCCATGCTTGGCATTGGACCTAATGATATCCGCATCAAAGAATTGGTGACGCGTATAGGTGCACAAGAGATTCAAGAAGTAATTTTGGCGACCAACTCAACGGTGGAAGGAGAAGCGACAGCTGTCTATATCAGCAAAATTCTTAAACCCCTTGAAGTAAAAGTTAGCCGAATTGCTAATGGAGTGCCTGTAGGCGGCGATTTAGAATATGTGGATGAAATTACTTTATTGCGTGCACTTGAAGGGCGCAAGACACTTTAA